The proteins below are encoded in one region of Roseovarius bejariae:
- a CDS encoding LexA family protein, with protein sequence MQNPVPPTKRQLELLGFMADYHAAHGKWPSQREIAKAMGVNSSNMSGYIRQLIGKSLVRKTTAKHRNAELTSTGWRVIRTTEQQQRLM encoded by the coding sequence ATGCAGAATCCGGTGCCACCGACAAAGCGGCAGCTCGAGCTTCTCGGCTTCATGGCGGACTACCACGCGGCCCATGGCAAATGGCCCAGCCAAAGGGAGATCGCGAAGGCGATGGGTGTGAACAGCTCGAACATGTCCGGCTATATCCGGCAACTGATCGGCAAGAGCCTCGTCCGCAAGACGACGGCGAAGCACCGTAACGCTGAACTGACCTCCACCGGGTGGCGTGTGATCAGAACAACGGAGCAACAACAACGACTGATGTAG
- a CDS encoding helix-turn-helix domain-containing protein, translating to MSTSATYPKPFTLAEVADILRVDYHVIYREVRKKRLVAQKVGKEYQVHVEALDRYLLEPWQNPADDPKDRTSGCAKTMSGGSSSTMENRFPPGYAVGAARKLLNSR from the coding sequence ATGAGTACAAGCGCGACATATCCCAAGCCCTTCACCCTCGCCGAAGTTGCAGACATACTTCGTGTCGATTACCATGTAATTTACCGGGAAGTTCGTAAGAAAAGGCTTGTAGCCCAGAAGGTTGGGAAGGAGTATCAAGTGCATGTTGAAGCACTTGATAGGTATCTTCTCGAACCATGGCAAAACCCGGCCGACGATCCAAAGGACCGCACCTCTGGATGCGCAAAGACGATGAGCGGTGGCTCATCCTCGACAATGGAAAACAGATTTCCACCGGGCTACGCGGTCGGGGCAGCGAGGAAGCTGCTAAACTCGAGGTAG
- a CDS encoding tyrosine-type recombinase/integrase: protein MRKDDERWLILDNGKQISTGLRGRGSEEAAKLEVARYLLHTQADEFDRPESLEALSVQGALGYYIENLRTDMADPKRQGYAVMALIQFWDGKTCAEVNARNCELYCKTRRSASTARRELGVLRAALNKAHKDGFIPSAPQVHLPPKSTKKPVSLTRDEVARVLWQLWRRKRTQHAARFLVCMFYTGSRPRTIAYTTWEERPDGPWVDLEDGIWWRAGVEERETVKMRRPHGIPRRLDAHLRRWRKMMLRETAQGPGRGGKYVIEYPSRPNQPVKDIGGSLERACERAGVRRITPHVLKHTAITNGIRSGMSITEAADYFSTSTQTIEDVYWYRSPHHQKRARDIMDRSGKSQ, encoded by the coding sequence ATGCGCAAAGACGATGAGCGGTGGCTCATCCTCGACAATGGAAAACAGATTTCCACCGGGCTACGCGGTCGGGGCAGCGAGGAAGCTGCTAAACTCGAGGTAGCGCGCTACCTCCTTCACACCCAAGCCGATGAATTTGACAGACCGGAGTCGTTGGAAGCCTTGTCGGTTCAGGGCGCCCTTGGGTACTATATCGAAAATCTGCGAACGGATATGGCCGACCCTAAGCGTCAAGGCTATGCCGTTATGGCGTTGATACAGTTTTGGGACGGGAAAACCTGTGCTGAAGTCAACGCGAGAAACTGCGAATTATATTGTAAAACAAGGCGTTCTGCGTCGACGGCCCGTCGGGAGCTCGGTGTCCTTCGGGCTGCACTGAACAAGGCACACAAAGACGGGTTCATACCCTCAGCTCCGCAGGTTCACCTGCCGCCGAAAAGCACCAAAAAGCCCGTCTCGCTGACCCGTGATGAGGTCGCGCGCGTACTCTGGCAACTGTGGAGACGAAAGCGCACCCAGCATGCGGCACGGTTCCTGGTTTGCATGTTCTACACGGGCTCGCGCCCGCGAACGATTGCCTACACAACATGGGAAGAACGTCCCGACGGTCCTTGGGTGGATCTCGAGGATGGCATCTGGTGGCGCGCAGGTGTCGAGGAACGGGAAACGGTCAAGATGCGCCGCCCTCACGGAATTCCGCGAAGGCTCGATGCGCACCTGCGTCGCTGGCGGAAAATGATGCTGCGGGAGACCGCTCAGGGGCCCGGGCGAGGCGGGAAATATGTGATCGAGTATCCATCCCGGCCCAACCAACCAGTGAAGGACATTGGAGGCTCGCTGGAGCGTGCCTGCGAGCGTGCCGGCGTTCGTCGGATTACCCCGCATGTGCTTAAACACACGGCCATAACGAACGGTATCAGGTCGGGCATGAGCATCACGGAAGCTGCGGACTACTTCTCTACGAGCACCCAGACGATCGAGGACGTCTACTGGTACCGCAGTCCACACCATCAAAAACGCGCACGGGACATCATGGATCGTTCGGGGAAATCGCAATGA
- a CDS encoding VPLPA-CTERM sorting domain-containing protein, whose translation MFRSLVLGTVLAIGCSAGANAAVVQSQDVTVDGVEWRVSIQEADSFLNQRGLLEDQTWWGLEALAYDFASSFGSSDDHLNSGFGAYFAYAYDEGVNQVYNRACRGTYCYYTYFQDSGTVDRYYATAEQISPVPLPASLPLLLAGAAGLAGIGRFRKKRAAQA comes from the coding sequence ATGTTTCGGTCTTTGGTCTTAGGCACAGTATTGGCAATCGGCTGCTCGGCAGGTGCAAACGCCGCGGTCGTACAATCGCAGGACGTCACAGTCGACGGCGTTGAATGGCGGGTTTCGATTCAGGAGGCGGATTCGTTCCTGAATCAAAGGGGACTGCTGGAAGACCAGACATGGTGGGGCTTGGAAGCGTTGGCCTACGATTTCGCGTCCAGTTTCGGGAGCAGTGACGATCATTTGAATTCGGGTTTCGGTGCTTACTTTGCCTACGCTTATGATGAGGGTGTCAATCAGGTGTACAACCGAGCATGCAGGGGCACATATTGCTATTACACGTATTTCCAAGATTCAGGCACCGTCGATCGCTATTACGCAACTGCGGAGCAGATATCACCGGTGCCACTTCCAGCGAGTCTGCCGCTTCTTCTTGCCGGAGCTGCCGGGCTGGCAGGCATCGGTCGATTTCGCAAAAAACGAGCTGCACAGGCCTGA
- a CDS encoding type II toxin-antitoxin system RatA family toxin: MPSHSESRPLPYSAQQMYDLVADVGNYPKFLPWTAAARVRKVTDQADGSKVMEADLVISFKVFRERFGSRVVLWPEDRKIETEYLDGPFKYMRSNWRFEEDGDGCVVHFDVDFEFKNMILQKAAGLFFYEAMQRIVRAFESRAKELYG, from the coding sequence ATGCCATCCCATTCCGAAAGCCGCCCGCTGCCGTATTCGGCGCAACAGATGTATGACCTTGTGGCCGATGTGGGCAATTACCCCAAGTTCTTGCCATGGACGGCGGCGGCGCGGGTGCGCAAGGTGACCGATCAGGCGGATGGGTCGAAGGTGATGGAGGCCGACCTGGTGATCAGTTTCAAGGTCTTCCGCGAGCGGTTCGGAAGCCGTGTGGTCCTTTGGCCCGAGGATAGGAAGATCGAAACCGAGTATCTGGACGGGCCGTTCAAATACATGCGGTCGAACTGGCGGTTCGAAGAGGATGGCGACGGCTGTGTCGTGCATTTCGACGTGGATTTCGAGTTCAAGAACATGATCCTGCAAAAGGCCGCGGGCCTATTTTTCTACGAGGCCATGCAGCGGATCGTGCGCGCCTTCGAGAGCCGTGCGAAGGAGCTTTACGGATGA
- a CDS encoding MmgE/PrpD family protein — protein sequence MTLARDIATFVVSAKPSAAAREIMVQSLYDWMVCGMAGASEPVAGIMRAQALEDGGTSQAAMFGGGQVPARAAALVNGTISHALDYDDTHFAHIGHLSVGVLPAVMACAPNDGAALLEAACIGFEVATRVGLWLGRAHYQAGFHQTATAGAFGATAAVARLRGFDEGQVAHALGLAATKAAGLKSQFGTMGKPMNAGLSAESGVVCADLAARGFISNPEAIDGAQGFGQTHAGEAVSSAWKGLGEEWKMQEVSHKLHACCHGLHAMIEALSPLKVNPAEVRAVRITTHPRWLTVCNQPAPETGLGAKFSYAHVAGMVLHGWNTADIGNFSDACAQDPALVAFRDKVSVTADDALSETETHIVLEMADGTPLQGQHDLMADVDPGQKWQALRRKGRALVGDREAQIWQAVQTERAPAPDALSELMQV from the coding sequence ATGACATTGGCGCGTGACATTGCGACGTTTGTGGTCAGCGCGAAACCGTCGGCGGCGGCGCGCGAAATCATGGTGCAATCGCTTTACGATTGGATGGTCTGCGGGATGGCAGGTGCGTCCGAGCCGGTGGCCGGCATCATGCGCGCGCAGGCGCTTGAGGATGGCGGCACCTCGCAGGCGGCGATGTTCGGCGGCGGGCAGGTGCCCGCGCGGGCGGCGGCGCTGGTGAATGGCACGATCAGCCATGCCCTGGATTATGACGATACGCATTTTGCCCATATCGGGCATCTGTCCGTGGGCGTTCTGCCCGCTGTCATGGCCTGCGCGCCCAATGATGGCGCGGCGCTTTTGGAGGCGGCCTGTATCGGTTTCGAAGTGGCCACGCGGGTCGGCCTTTGGCTGGGCCGGGCGCATTACCAGGCGGGGTTCCATCAGACGGCCACGGCGGGGGCCTTCGGGGCGACTGCGGCGGTGGCGCGCTTGCGGGGCTTTGATGAGGGACAGGTGGCCCATGCGCTTGGCTTGGCTGCAACGAAGGCCGCTGGCCTCAAGTCGCAGTTCGGAACCATGGGCAAGCCGATGAATGCGGGGCTGTCTGCCGAATCCGGGGTGGTCTGTGCCGATCTGGCCGCGCGTGGTTTTATCTCGAATCCGGAGGCCATTGACGGCGCGCAGGGCTTTGGCCAAACCCATGCAGGGGAGGCCGTATCCTCGGCTTGGAAGGGGTTGGGTGAAGAGTGGAAAATGCAGGAGGTTTCGCACAAGCTGCATGCCTGCTGTCATGGGCTACACGCGATGATCGAAGCCCTGTCCCCCCTCAAGGTAAACCCTGCGGAGGTGCGCGCGGTGCGCATCACCACGCATCCCCGGTGGTTGACCGTCTGCAACCAGCCCGCACCCGAGACCGGCCTTGGGGCGAAGTTTTCCTATGCGCATGTGGCGGGTATGGTTCTGCATGGCTGGAACACCGCAGATATCGGCAATTTCTCGGACGCCTGTGCGCAAGACCCTGCACTTGTGGCCTTCCGCGACAAGGTGAGCGTCACGGCCGACGACGCCCTTTCTGAGACCGAAACCCATATCGTGCTTGAGATGGCAGATGGAACGCCCCTGCAAGGCCAGCATGACCTGATGGCCGATGTGGACCCGGGTCAGAAATGGCAGGCCCTGCGCCGGAAAGGGCGGGCCCTAGTCGGAGACCGCGAGGCGCAGATCTGGCAGGCGGTGCAAACAGAAAGGGCGCCCGCCCCGGACGCCCTTTCGGAGTTGATGCAGGTTTAG
- a CDS encoding ammonium transporter, whose translation MNGADTAWIIVATALVLFMTLPGLALFYGGLVRARNVLSVFMQCYAIACLMSVLWLALGYSIAFGDGGAYWGGLGKAFLNGVTSDSLSGTLPEVLFFAFQMTFAIITPALIVGAYVERINFGFVLLFSGLWMLLCYAPVVHWIWGGGFLADGGIFGETGVKDFAGGIVVHETAGLAALVIAVALGPRKNRTSPPHNPGYVMIGAAMLWVGWFGFNGGSQLAADGGAAMALTVTHISAATASLTWALWERVKFGRASLVGLVTGTIAGLASITPASGFFGPIEALIIGAVAGILCQEAVNLIREKLKIDDTLDVFAVHGVGGIFGTVMIAAFGAGSWAAQLGSLAIVGVFTLVISIALVYICRAIVPLRVDEEAEYNGLDIELHGERAYDHAS comes from the coding sequence ATGAACGGAGCGGATACAGCTTGGATCATCGTCGCCACGGCGCTGGTCCTTTTCATGACACTACCGGGCCTCGCGCTTTTCTATGGCGGCCTTGTCCGGGCGCGCAATGTGCTCAGCGTCTTCATGCAGTGCTATGCCATCGCCTGTTTGATGAGCGTTCTTTGGCTCGCCTTGGGTTATTCCATCGCCTTTGGCGACGGCGGGGCCTATTGGGGCGGTCTGGGCAAGGCTTTCCTGAATGGCGTGACCAGTGACAGCCTGTCGGGCACCCTGCCCGAGGTCCTGTTCTTCGCCTTCCAGATGACCTTCGCCATCATCACCCCGGCCTTGATCGTCGGCGCCTATGTGGAGCGCATCAACTTTGGCTTCGTCCTGCTTTTCTCGGGGCTTTGGATGCTGTTGTGCTATGCGCCTGTTGTTCACTGGATCTGGGGCGGCGGCTTCCTGGCCGATGGCGGGATTTTTGGCGAAACCGGCGTCAAGGATTTCGCCGGTGGCATCGTCGTGCACGAAACAGCAGGCCTTGCCGCGCTGGTGATCGCCGTCGCACTTGGCCCGCGCAAGAACCGCACCTCGCCGCCGCATAACCCCGGTTACGTGATGATCGGTGCGGCGATGCTTTGGGTCGGCTGGTTCGGCTTCAACGGCGGCTCGCAACTAGCCGCTGACGGGGGTGCGGCCATGGCCCTGACCGTCACGCATATCTCCGCCGCCACGGCCTCGCTCACCTGGGCGCTGTGGGAGCGGGTGAAATTCGGCCGTGCCTCGCTTGTGGGTCTGGTCACCGGCACCATCGCGGGCCTTGCCTCGATCACCCCGGCCAGCGGATTTTTCGGCCCCATCGAAGCGCTGATCATCGGCGCGGTGGCGGGCATCCTCTGTCAGGAGGCGGTGAACCTCATCCGTGAAAAGCTCAAGATCGACGACACGCTGGATGTCTTTGCCGTGCATGGCGTGGGCGGCATCTTCGGCACCGTCATGATCGCCGCCTTCGGCGCAGGATCATGGGCCGCGCAATTGGGCAGTCTTGCCATCGTCGGCGTCTTCACCTTGGTGATCAGCATCGCGCTGGTCTACATCTGCCGCGCCATCGTGCCGCTGCGTGTGGATGAAGAGGCCGAGTACAATGGCCTTGATATCGAACTGCACGGCGAACGGGCCTATGACCACGCCAGCTGA
- a CDS encoding CinA family protein codes for MSAQEILDLARAEGVMIATAESCTGGMVAVALTDMPGSSHVLERGFVTYSNNAKKEDLDVTPESLSTYGAVSEQVAREMAEGALAHSHADLSVSVTGIAGPGASEHKPEGRVCFGLARKGFRTVTETRDFGAQGRDNVRRLSRDHALALLKRALT; via the coding sequence TTGAGCGCACAAGAAATCCTCGATCTCGCCCGCGCCGAGGGCGTGATGATCGCCACCGCCGAATCCTGCACCGGCGGCATGGTCGCGGTGGCCCTGACGGATATGCCCGGCTCATCTCATGTACTTGAACGCGGCTTCGTAACCTATTCAAACAATGCGAAAAAAGAGGATTTGGACGTAACGCCAGAAAGCCTTTCGACCTATGGGGCCGTGTCCGAACAGGTGGCCCGTGAAATGGCTGAGGGCGCGCTGGCCCACTCTCATGCGGATCTTTCCGTGTCTGTCACCGGCATTGCAGGGCCCGGAGCCTCTGAACACAAACCCGAGGGCCGGGTCTGTTTCGGCCTGGCCCGCAAAGGGTTCAGAACAGTCACCGAAACCAGGGATTTTGGCGCGCAGGGCCGCGACAACGTGCGCCGCCTGTCGCGGGATCACGCCCTTGCCCTGCTCAAACGCGCGTTAACCTGA
- a CDS encoding phosphatidylglycerophosphatase A family protein, with the protein MTITHCIATFFWIGHLRPAPGTWGSLAAIPVAWGLHMLGGPILLGLGVILSFTLGWWATSLETKGKSDHDPSEIVIDEVAGQWLAFLPVSIGAAHVGAALTALWPGWVAAFILFRLFDIWKPGPVGWADRRGDALGVMLDDIIAGIFAGLGVVLLAGLSHGVLGL; encoded by the coding sequence ATGACCATAACACATTGTATTGCCACGTTTTTCTGGATCGGACACCTGCGCCCCGCCCCCGGCACCTGGGGATCGCTTGCCGCCATTCCTGTTGCCTGGGGCCTGCACATGCTGGGGGGGCCAATTCTTCTCGGGCTCGGCGTTATCCTTTCGTTCACTTTAGGATGGTGGGCCACGTCCTTGGAAACAAAGGGGAAATCTGATCACGACCCTTCCGAGATCGTGATTGACGAGGTGGCGGGCCAGTGGCTTGCCTTCCTGCCGGTCTCCATCGGCGCCGCCCATGTCGGTGCCGCCCTTACGGCCCTCTGGCCCGGTTGGGTTGCGGCCTTCATCCTCTTTCGCCTCTTCGACATCTGGAAACCCGGCCCTGTCGGCTGGGCCGACCGCCGCGGAGATGCCCTTGGCGTCATGCTGGACGACATTATCGCCGGTATCTTCGCTGGCCTCGGTGTGGTATTATTGGCAGGTCTGTCGCATGGGGTTCTGGGGCTTTGA
- a CDS encoding bifunctional 2-C-methyl-D-erythritol 4-phosphate cytidylyltransferase/2-C-methyl-D-erythritol 2,4-cyclodiphosphate synthase: MQSAAIIVAAGRGTRAGGNQPKQWQPLAGRRVIDWTVAAFQATPEISRIVVVLHPDDLDRYDPPAGVEVTTGGAERADSVRLGLEYLSETGFSYDSYVAIHDVARSCTKPAYVSYVLYELSRGPQRAVAPALPVTDALWIGRDGEVAGTRDRTGLFRAQTPQAFVFGDILEAHRAHDAPAADDVEVARAAGLSVRIIDGDENNLKITHPGDFARAEKILDYQMDIRLGNGYDVHRFGDGDHVVLCGVSIPHTRGLQGHSDADVGMHALTDAIYGALAQGDIGRHFPPSDPQWKGAESHIFLRHSVDLAREKGFEISNVDVTLICERPKIGPHAQAMQEALSRIMGVEPSRISVKATTSERLGFTGREEGIAAQATATLVKS; the protein is encoded by the coding sequence ATGCAAAGCGCCGCCATCATCGTTGCCGCCGGGCGCGGCACCCGCGCCGGGGGAAATCAGCCAAAGCAATGGCAGCCCCTTGCCGGGCGACGTGTAATCGATTGGACCGTGGCCGCGTTTCAGGCCACACCCGAAATCAGCCGCATTGTCGTGGTCCTGCATCCCGACGACCTCGATCGCTATGATCCGCCCGCCGGGGTCGAGGTCACGACCGGCGGCGCGGAACGCGCCGACTCGGTCCGCCTGGGCCTCGAATACCTTTCCGAGACCGGGTTTTCGTACGACTCGTACGTTGCCATCCATGATGTGGCCCGAAGTTGTACGAAACCGGCGTACGTTTCGTACGTTTTGTACGAACTTTCGCGCGGTCCGCAGCGCGCCGTCGCCCCGGCCTTGCCGGTTACCGATGCCCTTTGGATCGGGCGGGATGGTGAGGTCGCGGGCACCCGCGACCGAACGGGCCTCTTTCGCGCGCAGACCCCGCAAGCCTTTGTTTTCGGTGATATTTTGGAGGCACACCGCGCCCATGATGCCCCCGCCGCTGATGACGTGGAGGTGGCCCGCGCTGCCGGTCTGTCCGTTCGTATCATTGACGGCGACGAGAACAATCTCAAGATCACCCACCCCGGCGATTTTGCCCGCGCCGAAAAAATACTGGATTATCAAATGGATATACGCCTTGGCAATGGCTATGACGTGCATCGTTTCGGCGATGGTGACCATGTTGTCCTCTGTGGGGTCAGCATCCCGCATACCCGTGGATTGCAAGGGCACTCCGACGCAGATGTCGGGATGCACGCCCTGACCGACGCTATATATGGGGCCTTGGCGCAGGGTGACATAGGCCGCCACTTCCCCCCCAGCGATCCGCAATGGAAAGGCGCCGAAAGCCATATCTTCCTGCGTCATTCGGTTGATTTGGCCCGAGAAAAAGGGTTTGAAATCAGCAACGTAGACGTCACTCTTATCTGCGAGCGCCCGAAAATCGGCCCCCATGCGCAGGCCATGCAAGAGGCTCTGTCGCGGATCATGGGTGTTGAGCCTTCCCGCATTTCCGTCAAGGCCACCACCTCGGAACGTCTGGGTTTCACTGGCCGCGAGGAAGGCATTGCCGCCCAAGCCACAGCAACCTTGGTGAAGTCATGA
- the dusB gene encoding tRNA dihydrouridine synthase DusB, which produces MLPIADRTLTPPVLLAPLAGITDLPFRNLVARFGAGLVVSEMVASQEMVQAKPGVRERAELGFGVENTAVQLAGREAHWMAEAARMVEANGARLIDINMGCPAKKVTSSSGAGASGSALMKDLDHALSLIEAVVEAVKVPVTLKTRLGWDDTLMNAPELARRAEAAGVRLITIHGRTRCQFYKGHADWAAIRAVKEAVDIPVVANGDIVDPEAAKRALAQSGADGVMIGRGAQGRPWLLAQVAAELWGGAAPQVPRGEDFIDMVAEHYEAMLRFYGPDLGNRVSRKHLGWYLDEAGTGAEMRKRLLTSRDSAEVLRLIPQAIRDGERIAA; this is translated from the coding sequence ATGCTGCCCATCGCGGATCGCACTTTGACACCTCCGGTTCTACTGGCCCCACTTGCGGGAATCACCGATTTGCCATTTCGGAACCTCGTCGCGCGGTTCGGCGCGGGGCTTGTGGTGAGCGAAATGGTCGCCAGCCAAGAGATGGTGCAGGCCAAGCCGGGTGTGCGCGAGCGGGCCGAACTGGGCTTTGGCGTGGAAAATACCGCCGTGCAACTGGCTGGCCGGGAGGCACACTGGATGGCCGAAGCGGCGCGGATGGTCGAGGCCAATGGCGCGCGGCTGATCGATATCAACATGGGCTGCCCCGCCAAGAAGGTGACGAGCAGCAGCGGCGCGGGGGCCAGTGGCTCGGCCCTGATGAAAGACCTCGATCACGCGCTGAGCCTGATCGAGGCGGTGGTTGAGGCGGTCAAGGTGCCTGTGACGCTCAAGACCCGGCTGGGCTGGGATGACACCCTGATGAACGCGCCGGAGCTGGCGCGGCGGGCCGAGGCGGCGGGGGTTCGGTTGATCACCATTCATGGCCGCACCCGGTGCCAGTTCTACAAGGGCCACGCAGATTGGGCGGCCATTCGGGCGGTGAAAGAGGCAGTGGATATTCCCGTGGTGGCCAATGGCGATATCGTGGACCCCGAGGCGGCGAAACGGGCATTGGCGCAAAGCGGCGCCGATGGCGTGATGATTGGCCGGGGCGCGCAGGGGCGGCCGTGGCTTTTGGCGCAGGTGGCGGCGGAGCTTTGGGGCGGTGCGGCCCCGCAAGTGCCGCGCGGCGAGGATTTCATCGACATGGTGGCGGAGCACTATGAAGCGATGTTGCGGTTCTACGGGCCGGACCTGGGCAATCGGGTCTCGCGCAAGCACTTGGGATGGTACCTGGACGAGGCCGGGACCGGGGCCGAGATGCGCAAGCGGCTTTTGACCAGCCGGGACAGCGCGGAGGTTTTGCGCCTCATTCCACAAGCGATCCGCGACGGCGAAAGGATAGCGGCATGA
- a CDS encoding two-component system sensor histidine kinase NtrB, whose amino-acid sequence MSDEAIWSSLPVPALVLDPMDRIHRVNPAAEGFLNSSSKALAGQPVWDKLAVDAPLEEAFERARENDAPLFVNDVDVGTGDRAPLHCNLQIAPLAGEAGHMLLLISPRELAGRVTQGQSVKSAAKSAIGMAEMLAHEIKNPLAGITGAAQLLSMNLEAQDLELTDLIVSESRRIVSLLEQVEQFGNVSAPKMQAVNLHDVLDRARRSAIVGVAADMTIIEDYDPSLPLAQGDPDQLLQVIQNLLKNAAQAAGEGGGVIRLHTYYEQSLRVRRDGGGKSLPLQIEVIDDGPGLPEEIAEDIFDPFVSGRENGTGLGLALAAKIISEHDGWISVNSVPGRTVFRISLPRAGKELEDS is encoded by the coding sequence ATGAGTGACGAAGCAATCTGGTCGTCCCTGCCGGTGCCGGCGCTGGTTCTGGACCCGATGGACCGTATCCATCGGGTGAACCCGGCGGCGGAGGGTTTCTTGAATTCCTCGTCAAAGGCCCTTGCCGGACAGCCGGTGTGGGACAAGCTGGCCGTGGATGCGCCGCTTGAAGAGGCGTTCGAGCGGGCGCGGGAGAATGACGCGCCCTTGTTCGTCAATGACGTGGACGTGGGCACCGGCGACCGGGCCCCGCTGCATTGCAACCTGCAAATCGCGCCCTTGGCGGGGGAGGCGGGGCATATGCTTCTGTTGATTTCGCCGCGTGAGCTGGCGGGCCGGGTGACGCAGGGCCAGTCGGTGAAATCGGCGGCGAAGTCGGCCATCGGCATGGCCGAGATGCTGGCCCACGAGATCAAGAACCCGCTGGCCGGGATCACCGGCGCGGCACAGCTTTTGTCGATGAACCTCGAAGCGCAGGACCTTGAGTTGACCGATTTGATCGTCAGCGAAAGCCGCCGGATCGTGAGCCTGTTGGAACAGGTGGAGCAATTCGGCAATGTCAGCGCCCCCAAGATGCAGGCGGTGAACCTGCATGACGTGCTGGACCGTGCGCGCCGGTCGGCCATCGTGGGGGTGGCCGCCGATATGACGATCATCGAGGATTACGACCCCTCGTTGCCCTTGGCGCAGGGCGACCCGGACCAGTTGTTGCAGGTCATCCAGAACCTTCTGAAGAACGCGGCGCAAGCGGCGGGCGAGGGCGGCGGGGTGATCCGCCTGCATACCTATTACGAGCAAAGCCTGCGGGTGCGGCGCGATGGTGGCGGCAAGAGCCTGCCGTTGCAGATCGAGGTGATCGACGATGGCCCGGGCCTGCCCGAGGAGATCGCCGAGGATATTTTCGACCCCTTCGTTTCGGGGCGTGAGAACGGCACGGGGCTGGGACTGGCCCTCGCGGCCAAGATCATTTCCGAGCATGACGGCTGGATTTCCGTCAACTCGGTGCCCGGGCGCACGGTGTTTCGCATCTCGCTTCCACGGGCGGGCAAGGAATTGGAGGACAGCTGA